The Microbacter sp. GSS18 genome has a segment encoding these proteins:
- a CDS encoding alpha-galactosidase: MSSELSPGTVIHLSAGGVSLLIDARDRRLPAVVHWGATLGDLDAASLAALCDATVQVIGSNNADVPVRLALLPEHRTGWTGRPGLSGSFDGAGWSPRFTVTSVTVDGDDAGGPVLGGAHAIAFEAVDERGTLRLRIEVELTPAGLVRSRATVRNDHDERFSLDDLSLAYPVPAEAQELLDFTGQHNGERRAQRASFPDGIRLRENRRGRTGADSAFVLHAGVPGFGFAAGSVWAVHTAFSGNHRHYAERVHTGEQVLGGGEVLLPGEIVLAPGDAYSSPWVYGAYGDGLDAVAHRFHDHLRSGPRHPSTERPVLLNVWEAVYFRHDADELVALAEKAAGIGVERFVLDDGWFGARRSDRAGLGDWVVSPEVWPDGLHPLVDRVHELGMQFGLWFEPEMVNLDSDVARAHPEWIMAARDDLPVEARFQQVLNIAHPGAYAHVRDQMMALLDEYRIDYIKWDHNRDLVDAGDRTDRGRPAVHAQTLAFYRLLDELRAAHPELEVESCSSGGARVDLGVLERTDRVWVSDNSDPHDRQSMMRWTSQLVPPEYQGAHVASGHSHTTGRHMDLSFRAGTAVFGHFGIEWNLGEASAAELETLGTWIRFYKDNRDLLLGGETVRLDGPDPRVIAHGVVAPDRSRAIFSFAVLDSTQPEPPARLRLRGLDPVRAYRVTPILIGELPSGLHAPAWWGEASDAAAAAASEYWDRAVRADVSYPGAVFAAGTLETVGFASPRLHPDHLVLYRVDAVA; the protein is encoded by the coding sequence GTGTCCTCCGAGCTCTCCCCCGGTACCGTCATCCACCTTTCGGCGGGCGGCGTCTCGCTGCTGATCGACGCGCGAGATCGGCGCCTGCCCGCGGTCGTCCACTGGGGCGCGACCCTGGGAGACCTCGATGCCGCATCGCTGGCCGCACTGTGCGATGCCACGGTGCAGGTCATCGGCTCCAACAACGCCGACGTCCCCGTCCGGCTCGCGCTGCTGCCCGAGCACCGCACGGGATGGACCGGCCGGCCCGGACTCTCGGGCTCGTTCGACGGGGCGGGCTGGTCGCCGCGGTTCACCGTCACGTCGGTGACGGTCGACGGCGACGACGCGGGCGGTCCGGTGCTCGGCGGCGCCCACGCCATCGCCTTCGAGGCCGTCGACGAGCGTGGCACCCTGAGGCTCAGGATCGAGGTCGAGCTGACCCCTGCCGGCCTCGTGCGCTCGCGCGCCACCGTGCGCAACGATCACGACGAGCGGTTCTCGCTCGACGACCTCTCCCTCGCGTACCCGGTGCCCGCCGAGGCGCAGGAGCTGCTGGACTTCACCGGCCAGCACAACGGCGAGCGCCGGGCGCAGCGGGCATCGTTCCCCGACGGCATCCGCCTTCGGGAGAACCGCCGCGGCCGGACGGGCGCCGACAGCGCCTTCGTCCTGCACGCCGGCGTCCCCGGCTTCGGATTCGCCGCGGGCTCGGTGTGGGCCGTGCACACGGCGTTCAGCGGCAACCACCGGCACTACGCCGAGCGCGTGCACACCGGCGAGCAGGTGCTCGGCGGCGGCGAAGTGCTGCTGCCGGGAGAGATCGTGCTCGCCCCCGGCGACGCGTACAGCTCGCCCTGGGTGTACGGCGCGTACGGCGACGGGCTGGATGCCGTGGCCCACCGATTCCACGACCATCTGCGCTCAGGTCCGCGGCATCCGTCGACCGAGCGCCCCGTGCTGCTCAACGTGTGGGAGGCGGTGTACTTCCGGCACGACGCCGACGAGCTGGTCGCACTCGCCGAGAAGGCCGCGGGAATCGGCGTCGAGCGCTTCGTTCTCGACGACGGATGGTTCGGCGCGCGCCGCAGCGACCGCGCCGGCCTCGGCGACTGGGTGGTCTCTCCCGAGGTGTGGCCCGACGGCCTGCATCCGCTCGTCGACCGCGTGCACGAGCTCGGCATGCAGTTCGGCCTGTGGTTCGAGCCCGAGATGGTCAATCTCGACAGCGACGTGGCGCGCGCGCATCCGGAGTGGATCATGGCCGCGCGCGACGACCTGCCCGTGGAGGCGCGGTTCCAGCAGGTGCTGAACATCGCCCATCCCGGCGCCTACGCGCACGTGCGGGATCAGATGATGGCGCTGCTCGACGAGTACCGCATCGACTACATCAAGTGGGACCACAACCGCGACCTCGTCGACGCCGGCGACCGCACCGATCGGGGCCGGCCCGCCGTGCACGCCCAGACGCTGGCGTTCTACCGTCTGCTGGACGAGCTGCGCGCCGCGCACCCCGAGCTCGAGGTCGAGTCCTGCTCCTCCGGCGGCGCGCGCGTCGACCTCGGCGTCCTCGAGCGCACCGACCGCGTCTGGGTGTCCGACAACTCCGACCCCCACGACCGGCAGTCCATGATGCGCTGGACCTCGCAGCTCGTGCCGCCGGAGTACCAGGGCGCACATGTGGCCTCGGGCCACTCGCACACCACGGGACGTCACATGGATCTGTCGTTCCGCGCCGGCACCGCCGTGTTCGGCCACTTCGGGATCGAATGGAACCTCGGCGAGGCCAGCGCTGCGGAGCTCGAGACCCTGGGGACGTGGATCCGCTTCTACAAGGACAATCGCGACCTGCTCCTCGGCGGCGAGACGGTGCGGCTCGACGGGCCGGACCCTCGCGTCATCGCGCACGGCGTCGTCGCCCCCGACCGCTCGCGCGCGATCTTCTCGTTCGCGGTGCTGGACTCGACGCAGCCCGAGCCGCCGGCGCGGCTGCGACTGCGCGGCCTCGATCCGGTGCGGGCGTATCGTGTCACGCCGATCCTCATCGGCGAGCTGCCGTCGGGCCTTCACGCACCGGCGTGGTGGGGCGAGGCGAGCGATGCCGCTGCCGCGGCAGCGTCCGAGTACTGGGATCGCGCGGTGCGGGCCGATGTGTCCTACCCGGGGGCGGTCTTCGCCGCCGGCACCCTCGAGACCGTCGGGTTCGCATCGCCGCGCCTTCACCCCGACCACTTGGTGCTGTACCGCGTCGACGCCGTGGCGTGA
- a CDS encoding HAD-IC family P-type ATPase: MDAAAADTLTVDPERGLTASEVAERVAAGRVNAFEADTSRSAWTIVRANVFTLFNGIVFACFGILLVLGRWQDGLFGLAAFANSIIGSYQEFKAKAALDRLALLNAPHARVRRDGAESEILPGEVVADDILVLRAGDQVPADAVVAASRALQIDESMLTGESDAVDKRPGDEALSGSIVVAGEGEAQVVRVGADSYANRFAGEAKKFSLVSSELRTSINKVLTWMAWLIGPVGLLVLNAQVMVAGGWAAVWQDGGWVQPVVNTIAALTAMIPLGLVLMTSIAFAVGAAKLASRQVLVNELPAVEGLARIDVICLDKTGTLTAGEIAFDAAHIVRDADSMTEARDVLAWYGAAPDANATARCLREPYPAERVLDVAAYVPFSSARKWSAVSFAAGPAGTWVMGAPEMVFGDAASDPATPLGGAVVELASTGRRTLVLARSAAALSAADVEAERLPGAVEPVAVLTFREQVRPDAAETLEYFARQGVGVRVISGDNPRTVAAIAREVGLDVDEGFDARHLPEDDDALADVLEAHTVFGRVTPEQKKRMVVALQARGHTVAMTGDGVNDALAIKTADMGIAMNSGAAATKAVARLVLLDGRFSHLPDVVAEGRQVIANIERVSMLFLTKTVYATGLAILFGILVLEFPFLPRQLSITDGLTIGIPAFFLALMPNAQRYVPGFLRRSLIFALPAGVIIAVALTVYTQGALALCVDEAQLRTGATIILAIVGIWVLTVLSRPVTRYKVLVIGGMFIALVVIFTVPLSTEFFEFVDPGRDAAWLVAITTVLSIAAIEIVRFVHRRVVARAMTGEPAQGSDGVAK, encoded by the coding sequence ATGGATGCCGCCGCAGCCGACACCCTGACCGTCGATCCCGAGCGCGGGCTGACGGCATCGGAGGTGGCCGAGCGCGTCGCCGCGGGTCGCGTGAACGCGTTCGAGGCCGATACGAGCCGCAGCGCGTGGACGATCGTCCGCGCCAACGTCTTCACGCTCTTCAACGGCATCGTGTTCGCGTGCTTCGGCATCCTGCTCGTGCTGGGGCGCTGGCAGGACGGGCTGTTCGGGCTCGCGGCGTTCGCGAACTCGATCATCGGCAGCTACCAGGAGTTCAAGGCGAAGGCGGCGCTGGACCGTCTCGCGCTGCTGAACGCGCCGCACGCGCGGGTAAGGCGGGACGGTGCCGAGTCCGAGATCCTCCCCGGCGAGGTGGTCGCGGACGACATCCTCGTGCTCCGCGCGGGCGATCAGGTCCCCGCCGACGCCGTCGTCGCCGCCTCGCGCGCGCTGCAGATCGACGAGTCGATGCTCACGGGAGAGTCGGATGCCGTCGACAAGCGGCCCGGCGACGAAGCGCTGTCGGGCTCGATCGTCGTGGCGGGGGAGGGCGAGGCCCAGGTCGTGCGGGTCGGCGCCGATTCATACGCGAACCGGTTCGCGGGCGAGGCGAAGAAGTTCTCGCTGGTTTCGAGCGAGCTGCGCACGTCGATCAACAAGGTCCTGACGTGGATGGCGTGGCTGATCGGCCCCGTCGGCCTGCTCGTCCTGAATGCGCAGGTGATGGTCGCCGGCGGGTGGGCTGCCGTGTGGCAGGACGGCGGCTGGGTTCAGCCGGTGGTGAATACGATCGCGGCGCTGACGGCGATGATCCCGCTCGGGCTCGTGCTCATGACCTCGATCGCCTTCGCGGTCGGCGCGGCCAAGCTCGCGAGTCGCCAGGTCCTCGTCAACGAGCTTCCCGCGGTCGAGGGGCTGGCGCGCATCGATGTGATCTGCCTCGACAAGACCGGCACGCTCACCGCCGGCGAGATCGCGTTCGACGCTGCTCATATCGTGCGCGATGCCGACTCGATGACCGAGGCCCGCGACGTCCTCGCCTGGTACGGGGCGGCACCCGATGCCAACGCGACAGCGCGGTGCCTGCGCGAGCCGTATCCGGCAGAGCGCGTGCTCGACGTGGCCGCCTACGTCCCGTTCTCGTCGGCCCGCAAGTGGAGCGCGGTCTCGTTCGCAGCCGGCCCTGCCGGCACGTGGGTCATGGGGGCGCCCGAGATGGTGTTCGGCGATGCCGCGTCCGATCCGGCCACTCCGCTCGGCGGCGCTGTGGTGGAGCTCGCGTCGACCGGCCGCCGCACCCTCGTCCTCGCCCGCTCTGCGGCCGCCCTGTCTGCGGCCGACGTCGAAGCCGAGCGCCTGCCCGGCGCGGTGGAGCCGGTCGCCGTGCTGACCTTCCGCGAGCAGGTCCGACCCGACGCCGCCGAGACGCTGGAGTACTTCGCCCGGCAGGGCGTCGGCGTCCGCGTGATCTCGGGCGACAACCCGCGCACCGTCGCGGCGATCGCCCGCGAGGTGGGGCTCGACGTCGACGAGGGCTTCGACGCCCGGCATCTGCCCGAGGACGACGACGCGCTCGCCGACGTGCTCGAGGCCCACACGGTGTTCGGCCGCGTCACGCCCGAGCAGAAGAAGCGCATGGTGGTGGCGCTGCAGGCCCGCGGTCACACGGTCGCGATGACGGGCGACGGCGTCAACGACGCGCTGGCGATCAAGACGGCCGACATGGGCATCGCGATGAACTCGGGCGCCGCGGCCACCAAAGCCGTCGCGCGCCTGGTGCTGCTCGACGGGAGGTTCTCGCACCTGCCCGACGTCGTCGCCGAGGGACGTCAGGTCATCGCGAACATCGAGCGGGTCTCGATGCTCTTCCTGACCAAGACCGTCTACGCGACCGGGCTGGCGATCCTCTTCGGCATCCTGGTGCTCGAGTTCCCGTTCCTGCCGCGGCAGCTGTCGATCACCGACGGTCTGACCATCGGCATCCCCGCGTTCTTCCTCGCGCTCATGCCCAACGCCCAGCGGTACGTACCGGGGTTCCTGCGACGATCCCTGATCTTCGCGCTGCCGGCCGGCGTCATCATCGCCGTCGCGCTCACCGTCTACACCCAGGGCGCGCTCGCGCTCTGCGTCGACGAGGCGCAGCTGCGCACCGGCGCGACGATCATCCTCGCGATCGTAGGGATCTGGGTGCTCACGGTCCTGTCACGACCCGTGACCCGCTACAAGGTCCTGGTGATCGGCGGCATGTTCATCGCGCTGGTGGTGATCTTCACCGTGCCGCTGTCGACGGAGTTCTTCGAGTTCGTCGACCCCGGCCGCGACGCTGCGTGGCTGGTCGCGATCACGACGGTGCTCTCGATCGCCGCGATCGAGATCGTGCGATTCGTGCACCGCCGGGTCGTCGCGCGCGCGATGACCGGCGAGCCCGCTCAGGGCTCCGACGGCGTGGCGAAGTAG
- a CDS encoding multidrug effflux MFS transporter: protein MFDTAANPVIRPDDPRHTAPRDARPESPHRHGSATGAIRTLGSDPATAPIVLHPGDSISARRRVLYVILLGALTALGPFTVDLYLPAFPVLEADFQTTSAAIQLTLTGTMIGFALGQLIVGPLSDKVGRRVPLIAVTALHVLSSVAAALAPNLELLFVARVLMGAGAAAGAVVAAAIVRDLFGGKRLVVMLSRLALVSGAAPVLAPLIGSALLLVIDWRGVFVVLALYSALMLIAALVFLPETLPPARRHDKGATTVWQRYRSVLGDRVFIGVLIVGGMNFSGLFSYLSASPFLFQDTYGFDPQQYGLLFAANSIGIVVGVQISSRLSARYGPQWVMAFSTVVAAVAAVVIILTDQLGLGLWGTVIPLFLFMIGVGFTFPAVQVLALDRHGRAAGTAQSLIGASNFGVAGVISPLVGWLAADAGITATTMASVMVGCALVAIATVWLVIRPRTVAQLAP from the coding sequence ATGTTCGACACCGCCGCCAATCCCGTCATCCGCCCCGACGACCCGCGCCACACCGCCCCCCGCGACGCACGCCCCGAGTCGCCGCACCGCCACGGGTCGGCGACGGGCGCCATCCGCACCCTCGGCTCCGACCCCGCGACTGCGCCGATCGTCCTGCACCCGGGCGATTCGATCTCGGCGCGCCGCCGTGTCCTCTACGTGATCCTGCTGGGTGCGCTGACCGCCCTCGGCCCCTTCACCGTCGACCTGTACCTCCCGGCCTTCCCGGTGCTCGAGGCCGACTTCCAGACGACGTCGGCGGCGATCCAGCTCACGCTCACCGGCACGATGATCGGCTTCGCGCTCGGTCAGCTGATCGTGGGCCCGCTGAGTGACAAGGTGGGACGCCGCGTCCCCCTGATCGCCGTGACCGCGCTGCACGTGCTCTCGAGCGTCGCGGCAGCCCTCGCCCCGAACCTCGAGCTGCTCTTCGTCGCCCGTGTGCTCATGGGTGCGGGCGCCGCGGCCGGCGCCGTGGTCGCCGCCGCGATCGTGCGCGACCTGTTCGGCGGCAAGCGGCTCGTCGTGATGCTCTCGCGCCTCGCCCTCGTGTCGGGCGCTGCCCCGGTGCTCGCGCCGCTCATCGGCTCGGCACTCCTGCTCGTGATCGACTGGCGCGGCGTGTTCGTCGTCCTGGCGCTGTACAGCGCGCTCATGCTGATCGCGGCGTTGGTCTTCCTGCCCGAGACGCTGCCGCCGGCGCGCCGGCACGACAAGGGCGCCACCACGGTCTGGCAGCGCTACCGTTCGGTGCTCGGCGACCGGGTCTTCATCGGCGTGCTGATCGTCGGAGGCATGAACTTCTCGGGGCTGTTCTCGTATCTGTCGGCCTCGCCGTTCCTGTTCCAGGACACCTACGGGTTCGACCCGCAGCAGTACGGACTGCTGTTCGCGGCGAACTCGATCGGCATCGTCGTCGGCGTGCAGATCTCGTCGCGACTGTCGGCCCGATACGGTCCGCAGTGGGTGATGGCCTTCTCAACGGTCGTGGCCGCGGTCGCGGCGGTCGTCATCATCCTCACCGACCAGCTGGGACTGGGGCTGTGGGGCACCGTGATCCCGCTGTTCCTGTTCATGATCGGCGTCGGGTTCACCTTCCCGGCCGTGCAGGTGCTGGCGCTGGATCGCCACGGCCGGGCCGCGGGCACGGCGCAGTCGCTCATCGGCGCATCGAACTTCGGCGTCGCCGGCGTCATCTCGCCTCTCGTCGGCTGGCTCGCCGCGGATGCCGGCATCACGGCCACCACGATGGCCTCGGTCATGGTCGGCTGCGCGCTCGTGGCCATCGCGACGGTGTGGCTGGTCATCCGGCCGCGCACGGTGGCGCAGCTCGCGCCGTAG
- a CDS encoding nitroreductase family deazaflavin-dependent oxidoreductase gives MFLPPFERFMERLTGGRLQVSGILVPSLVLHTTGAKSGEPRQAELMYTPDGHGRAIVAGTSFARSRHPAWSTNLLAHPDALITVRGRRLRVHATPIPDAERDEAWRRIERQWPGYRAYERESGRTVRLFRLQPVAEEE, from the coding sequence GTGTTCCTGCCGCCGTTCGAACGGTTCATGGAGCGCCTCACCGGCGGCCGGCTGCAGGTGAGCGGCATCCTCGTGCCCTCGCTCGTGCTGCACACCACCGGGGCGAAGAGCGGCGAACCCCGTCAGGCCGAGCTGATGTACACCCCCGACGGTCACGGCCGCGCGATCGTGGCCGGCACGAGCTTCGCCCGCAGCCGGCATCCGGCATGGTCGACGAACCTGCTCGCGCATCCCGATGCCCTCATCACGGTGCGCGGGCGGCGCCTGCGCGTGCACGCGACCCCCATCCCCGATGCCGAGCGCGACGAGGCGTGGCGCCGCATCGAGCGGCAGTGGCCGGGCTACCGCGCCTACGAGCGCGAGTCGGGCCGAACGGTGCGGCTGTTCCGGCTGCAGCCCGTCGCAGAGGAGGAATGA